Proteins encoded within one genomic window of Deinococcus aerolatus:
- the thrC gene encoding threonine synthase, with protein sequence MKYVSTRGLRDLGGFSDVLLMGLAPDGGLAMPERIPTLSADELEQWRGLDYADLAYAVMRPYIDDIPEADLRAMLRATYHPDVFHSAEITPLTRLGSSGLYLLELSNGPSLAFKDIAMQFLGQMFEYVLERRDEHLNILGATSGDTGSAAEYAMRGKARVNVFMLSPHGRMSAFQQAQMFSLDEPNIFNVAVQGVFDDCQDLVKEVNADAAFKARYTIGAVNSINWARVLAQAVYYFKAYFALDLPAGQTVDFSVPSGNFGNVFAGYLAKQMGLPVGQLVVASNENDVLHEFFSTGVYRVRRAAQVAQTSSPSMDIGKASNFERYLYLVAGADGVQTRAWWDEVGGSRPVDLRGTAHWAEVQASGLVGGRSSHAERLDTIRRADEHFGRLIDPHTADGLLVGEQCARAGVPMVCLETALPAKFEATVQEAVGRTPPRPERFEGIEQQPRHFTLMDSDAAALKAFVAEKLGKTLQSTP encoded by the coding sequence ATGAAGTACGTGTCTACCCGTGGCCTGCGTGATCTGGGGGGCTTCTCGGATGTCCTGCTGATGGGCCTGGCCCCGGACGGCGGCCTCGCCATGCCCGAGCGTATTCCCACCCTCAGCGCGGATGAGCTGGAGCAGTGGCGCGGTCTGGATTACGCGGACCTGGCCTACGCGGTGATGCGCCCCTACATCGACGACATCCCCGAGGCGGACCTGCGCGCGATGCTGCGGGCCACCTACCACCCGGATGTGTTCCACAGCGCGGAGATTACCCCGCTGACGCGGCTGGGCAGCTCGGGGCTCTACCTGCTGGAACTGTCAAACGGCCCCTCGCTGGCTTTCAAGGACATCGCCATGCAGTTTCTGGGGCAGATGTTCGAGTACGTGCTGGAGCGGCGGGACGAGCATCTGAACATCCTGGGGGCCACCTCGGGCGACACCGGCTCGGCGGCGGAATACGCCATGCGCGGTAAGGCCCGCGTGAACGTGTTCATGCTCTCGCCGCACGGGCGCATGAGCGCGTTTCAGCAGGCGCAGATGTTCAGCCTCGATGAGCCGAACATCTTCAACGTCGCCGTGCAGGGCGTGTTCGACGACTGCCAGGATCTGGTCAAGGAGGTCAACGCCGACGCCGCCTTTAAGGCCAGATACACCATTGGGGCGGTGAACTCGATCAACTGGGCGCGGGTGCTGGCGCAGGCGGTGTACTACTTCAAGGCGTACTTCGCACTTGATCTTCCCGCCGGGCAGACGGTGGACTTCAGCGTGCCGTCCGGCAACTTCGGCAACGTGTTCGCCGGGTATCTGGCCAAACAGATGGGCCTGCCGGTGGGGCAACTGGTGGTGGCCAGCAACGAGAACGACGTTCTACATGAGTTCTTCTCCACCGGGGTATACCGGGTGCGGCGGGCGGCGCAGGTGGCACAGACCTCCAGCCCCAGCATGGACATCGGCAAGGCGTCCAACTTCGAGCGTTACCTGTATCTGGTGGCCGGAGCGGACGGCGTACAGACCCGGGCGTGGTGGGACGAGGTGGGAGGCTCGCGGCCCGTCGATCTGCGCGGCACGGCCCACTGGGCAGAGGTGCAGGCCAGCGGCCTCGTGGGCGGGCGCAGCAGCCACGCAGAGCGCCTGGACACCATTCGCCGCGCCGACGAACATTTCGGGCGCCTGATTGACCCGCACACCGCCGACGGTCTGCTGGTGGGCGAACAGTGCGCGCGGGCCGGGGTACCGATGGTCTGCCTGGAAACCGCCCTGCCCGCCAAGTTCGAGGCCACCGTGCAGGAGGCCGTGGGCCGCACCCCGCCACGCCCGGAGCGTTTTGAGGGCATCGAGCAGCAGCCGCGCCACTTCACCCTGATGGACAGCGACGCTGCCGCGTTGAAAGCCTTTGTGGCAGAGAAGCTGGGAAAGACGTTGCAAAGTACCCCCTGA
- a CDS encoding DsbA family oxidoreductase produces MIPSNDVFLDFVCPYAWRGVELAQVLRQAGEQTFRLRHFSLVQGNHPDNAGQPAPVWWLTDQPGDAGERFQKSSLLAFLAAQAAARQGEEQGWDFTLALFRAVHEEKKPLDEDAVMAAAGAARLDLQQFADDRADDDGLRAILRADLAEAAEIGVFGAPTFVLPGGEAAYYRFENLTRELGTARQWWHLYGEILHSGAGIATVKRAKNRPAPKAAQKQLAQQTA; encoded by the coding sequence ATGATCCCATCCAATGACGTGTTCCTCGATTTCGTGTGTCCCTACGCATGGCGCGGGGTGGAACTGGCGCAGGTGCTGCGGCAGGCGGGCGAACAGACGTTCAGGCTCCGGCATTTCTCGCTGGTACAGGGCAACCACCCCGACAACGCGGGCCAGCCTGCCCCGGTGTGGTGGCTGACCGATCAGCCGGGCGACGCGGGTGAGCGCTTCCAGAAATCCAGCCTGCTGGCCTTTCTGGCGGCACAGGCGGCGGCGCGGCAGGGCGAGGAGCAGGGCTGGGACTTTACCCTGGCGCTGTTCCGCGCGGTTCACGAAGAGAAAAAGCCACTGGACGAGGACGCGGTGATGGCGGCGGCGGGGGCCGCCAGGCTGGATCTGCAGCAATTCGCGGATGACCGCGCCGACGACGACGGCCTGCGTGCCATTCTGCGCGCCGATCTGGCCGAGGCCGCCGAGATCGGGGTCTTCGGCGCGCCCACCTTTGTCCTGCCCGGCGGTGAGGCGGCGTACTACCGCTTCGAGAACCTGACCCGCGAGCTGGGAACGGCCCGCCAGTGGTGGCACCTGTACGGCGAGATCCTGCACTCCGGCGCGGGCATTGCCACGGTCAAGCGGGCGAAGAACCGTCCGGCCCCGAAGGCCGCGCAAAAGCAGCTGGCGCAGCAGACAGCGTAA
- a CDS encoding methyltransferase domain-containing protein produces MNPDERTAQNVRLFDTLSAHYDRMGFLSLTALYLAERFGPQRDETLLDVMCGTGTLALALAEAVGPGGRVVGADLSPGMLAAARNKAAGQPHLSFVEADATALPLVDAAFDGVACASGLFFVPDMDAALREWRRVLRPGGRVAFSSFGKGMMGDLPGRWRMALEGVGFHPGFPPLGRLPSPDAAADLLREAGFQEVTVDLQELPYRLPTPQHRWDDIEAGMEGAPLASLPPKVRQQLQNEHMAELEALFAGQALTVPIPVLVAAGVRAG; encoded by the coding sequence ATGAACCCCGACGAACGCACCGCGCAGAATGTCCGGCTGTTCGACACCCTCTCGGCCCATTACGACCGCATGGGCTTCCTGTCCTTGACGGCGCTGTATCTGGCCGAACGGTTCGGGCCGCAGCGGGACGAGACGCTGCTGGACGTCATGTGCGGCACCGGCACGCTGGCCCTGGCGCTGGCGGAGGCCGTGGGGCCAGGGGGCCGGGTGGTGGGCGCGGACCTGTCGCCGGGCATGCTGGCGGCGGCACGGAACAAGGCGGCGGGGCAGCCTCACCTCTCCTTCGTGGAGGCCGACGCGACGGCGCTGCCCTTGGTGGACGCGGCCTTCGACGGCGTGGCCTGCGCCTCGGGGCTGTTCTTCGTGCCCGACATGGACGCCGCCCTGCGCGAGTGGCGGCGGGTGCTGCGTCCTGGCGGACGGGTGGCGTTCAGCTCGTTTGGCAAGGGCATGATGGGCGACCTGCCGGGGCGCTGGCGCATGGCTCTGGAAGGTGTGGGCTTCCATCCGGGCTTTCCACCGCTGGGCCGCCTGCCCTCTCCGGACGCGGCGGCAGACCTGCTGCGGGAGGCAGGGTTCCAGGAGGTCACAGTGGACCTTCAGGAGCTGCCCTACCGCCTGCCCACCCCACAGCACCGCTGGGACGACATCGAGGCGGGCATGGAGGGTGCGCCGCTGGCCTCATTACCGCCGAAAGTTCGCCAACAGCTTCAGAACGAACACATGGCCGAGCTGGAGGCGCTGTTCGCCGGGCAGGCGCTGACGGTGCCCATTCCCGTCCTGGTGGCGGCAGGCGTGCGGGCGGGGTAA
- a CDS encoding GNAT family N-acetyltransferase: MDRAGLDLGGGYRARPIALDTYRAACARLEGQIFGGGSLYAFDPNARPAPPLGETFAWGLYAGEDLIGWSFAHQKDERTVSMADTGILPEHQGRGLYTRLLPHLLDTFRNAGYTLVQSHHRATNNAVIIPKLRAGFFIQGLNLYEGGLNVALTLSLDDTYREAMHVRSGFRAARDEVARRLGLPSASSEKTVPSTAVRLPGGQGEDTDLGGGYVLRPVSYGVYYDIYTQLENAVYGSVSLDWPTPARLEPPEYPRYAWLLGHGGQVVGWQYSRQWNARTAYMVNTGLLPAHRGQGLYTRVLPPVLAALRARGYDLVRSHHHVTNNAVLVPKLRAGFRVQGVQVDDHGVMAVLMLGFGGLYRDYMDVRSGLKRPAGEVAQALGLEGP, translated from the coding sequence GTGGACCGGGCAGGCCTAGACCTCGGCGGCGGCTACCGCGCTCGGCCCATCGCGCTGGACACCTACCGCGCCGCCTGCGCCCGGCTGGAGGGTCAGATTTTCGGCGGCGGTTCGCTGTATGCCTTCGACCCCAACGCCAGACCTGCGCCTCCACTGGGCGAAACCTTCGCCTGGGGTCTTTACGCGGGCGAGGATCTGATCGGCTGGAGCTTCGCGCACCAGAAGGATGAGCGCACGGTCAGCATGGCCGACACCGGAATCCTGCCTGAACACCAGGGCCGCGGGCTGTACACCCGCCTGCTACCGCATCTGCTGGACACTTTCCGAAACGCGGGCTACACGCTGGTCCAGAGCCACCACCGCGCCACGAACAATGCCGTGATCATTCCTAAACTGCGCGCCGGCTTCTTTATCCAGGGCCTCAATCTGTACGAGGGCGGCCTGAACGTGGCCCTGACCCTCAGTCTGGACGACACCTACCGGGAGGCCATGCACGTCCGCAGCGGCTTCCGAGCGGCGCGGGACGAGGTTGCGCGGCGGCTGGGATTGCCCTCCGCCTCGTCAGAGAAGACGGTTCCTTCCACCGCCGTCCGGCTGCCTGGAGGTCAGGGTGAGGATACCGATCTGGGCGGTGGTTACGTTCTGCGCCCCGTTTCCTACGGGGTGTATTACGACATCTACACCCAGCTGGAAAATGCTGTGTACGGCAGCGTGTCCCTGGACTGGCCGACGCCTGCTCGGCTGGAGCCACCCGAATACCCCCGCTACGCCTGGCTGCTCGGTCACGGCGGGCAGGTGGTGGGCTGGCAGTATTCCCGCCAGTGGAACGCCCGCACGGCCTACATGGTCAACACCGGGCTGCTGCCCGCGCACCGGGGCCAGGGACTGTACACCCGTGTGCTGCCGCCCGTGCTGGCCGCGCTGAGGGCCAGGGGCTACGATCTGGTCCGCAGCCACCACCACGTCACCAACAACGCCGTGCTGGTCCCCAAACTGCGCGCAGGCTTTCGCGTGCAGGGGGTGCAGGTGGACGATCACGGCGTCATGGCAGTGCTGATGCTGGGCTTCGGCGGGCTGTACCGGGACTACATGGACGTCCGCAGCGGCCTGAAACGTCCAGCAGGCGAGGTGGCGCAGGCACTGGGACTGGAGGGGCCGTAA
- a CDS encoding carboxymuconolactone decarboxylase family protein: MPWIETVPYAEAAGRLKTLYDRVKGPGDNVDNIMAMHSLRPHSMEGHMALYKAALHHSGNTLPTWLLETLGVWVSALNACGYCVEHHFAGLRRLLNDDARANAIRRAIEARDPDAAPLTDAQRQALRYAEKLTLTPSAVAAADVEALRAAGFTDGEILEINQVTAYFAYANRTVLGLGCSTEGDVLGLSPGDADDPDNWTHS, from the coding sequence GTGCCCTGGATTGAAACCGTTCCCTATGCGGAGGCCGCCGGCCGCCTGAAAACCCTGTATGACCGCGTGAAGGGGCCGGGTGACAACGTGGACAACATCATGGCGATGCACTCGTTGCGGCCCCACAGCATGGAGGGGCACATGGCGCTGTATAAGGCCGCGCTGCATCACAGCGGCAACACGCTGCCCACATGGCTGCTGGAAACGCTGGGGGTATGGGTCAGTGCCCTAAACGCCTGCGGCTACTGCGTCGAGCACCACTTCGCCGGGCTGAGGCGACTGCTGAATGATGACGCGCGGGCGAACGCGATTCGCCGGGCCATCGAGGCGCGTGACCCCGACGCTGCCCCGCTGACCGATGCCCAGAGGCAGGCCCTGCGCTACGCCGAGAAGCTGACCCTCACCCCCTCTGCCGTGGCCGCGGCGGATGTGGAGGCCCTGCGAGCGGCCGGATTTACCGACGGCGAGATCCTGGAAATCAATCAGGTCACGGCCTATTTCGCCTACGCCAACCGCACCGTGCTGGGGCTGGGATGCTCCACCGAGGGCGACGTGCTGGGCCTCTCTCCCGGCGATGCCGACGATCCCGACAACTGGACCCATTCCTGA
- a CDS encoding agmatine deiminase family protein: MKHFSATDATPRALNFAMPPEWDPHAATWMSWPADDELWFGHLGAVRAEFAELVRTIARFEPVQLLVRDAESRQDAGERLAGADVTFHDVPLNDVWIRDNGPLFVTRESGEISFVNWRFNAWGGKFDYAEDDRVPEAVARILGAAHWDVPVVLEGGALELGGAGVALTTRSCLLTDTRNLGLDAGKYADWLREYLGVTKLLWLGAGLENDHTDGHIDTITRFSDERTIVTSVEADRADPNHAVMSANLEALREMTGADGQPFRIVELPLPAGYLEGAEGRLPPTYANFYIGNGFVVVPQYGDANDARALEILTPLFPGREVIGLSSRAIIEGGGSFHCVTQQQPVGAVWTGQA; the protein is encoded by the coding sequence ATGAAGCACTTCTCCGCCACCGATGCCACGCCGCGCGCCCTGAACTTTGCCATGCCCCCCGAATGGGACCCACACGCCGCCACCTGGATGAGCTGGCCCGCCGACGACGAGCTGTGGTTCGGTCATCTGGGCGCCGTGCGTGCCGAGTTTGCCGAACTGGTGCGCACGATTGCCCGCTTCGAGCCGGTGCAGCTGCTGGTCCGGGACGCGGAGAGCCGTCAGGACGCGGGCGAACGGCTGGCCGGGGCCGACGTGACCTTCCACGACGTGCCGCTGAACGACGTGTGGATTCGGGACAACGGCCCGCTGTTCGTGACCCGTGAGTCCGGCGAGATTTCGTTCGTCAACTGGCGCTTCAACGCCTGGGGCGGCAAATTCGACTACGCCGAGGATGACCGCGTGCCGGAGGCGGTGGCGCGCATCCTGGGGGCCGCCCACTGGGACGTGCCGGTGGTGCTGGAAGGCGGCGCGCTGGAACTCGGCGGCGCGGGCGTGGCGCTGACCACCCGCTCGTGCCTGCTGACAGACACCCGCAATCTGGGCCTGGACGCGGGCAAGTACGCCGACTGGCTGCGCGAGTACCTGGGGGTCACCAAACTGCTGTGGCTGGGCGCGGGCCTGGAGAATGACCACACCGACGGCCATATCGACACCATCACGCGCTTTTCCGACGAGCGCACGATTGTGACCAGCGTGGAGGCGGACCGGGCAGACCCGAATCACGCGGTCATGTCGGCCAATCTGGAGGCGCTGCGGGAGATGACGGGTGCCGACGGCCAGCCTTTCCGTATCGTGGAACTGCCCCTGCCCGCCGGGTATCTGGAGGGCGCAGAGGGAAGATTGCCTCCCACCTACGCCAATTTCTATATCGGCAACGGCTTCGTGGTGGTGCCGCAGTACGGCGACGCCAACGACGCCCGCGCGCTGGAGATTCTGACCCCACTGTTTCCGGGCCGCGAGGTCATTGGCCTGAGCAGCCGCGCCATCATCGAGGGCGGTGGCTCGTTCCACTGCGTGACGCAGCAGCAGCCGGTGGGGGCGGTGTGGACCGGGCAGGCCTAG